One Mesoplodon densirostris isolate mMesDen1 chromosome X, mMesDen1 primary haplotype, whole genome shotgun sequence genomic region harbors:
- the LOC132482643 gene encoding putative deoxyribonuclease TATDN2 encodes MASPEDAYNLTGISKDSFYSSVNPKFAAIAEGQNNETGEADEGQRSWARQQDQGSSMIFVKAIQGILGTLMAEGEAATSTEWSTRQQPSSGGRSATDVPFSAPQRIVSASEVREKIEISDFCDRRMMVHREKPLGDPGALIFEEASPALKFLGGPDYHSQIQKHQGKSMVIEHPSSGGGWSDVDEISALRFPQEEPVSLSPARISTPPSFTAEPFIYWPNLYSGPWHDSVSYWPSSPKPPCSFFMGGSSSSNTSQAGKSSQSSLSGHTFNLPVYSSTWPGELKASEDQSPNSHSFHFSTSSEAGMKERRHHLQEETPSHSWGGHASCSLPRSHWKQNLQEGFIDTHCHLNMLYSKLSFKGTFNEFREVYSWSFPKEFHGCITDFSDPRTLKDGLWEELLKEDLVWGAFGCHPHFARYYQLYHEIDIVQALQHPKAVAYGEIGLDYSHKCSTRIPQQCKIFERQLQLAVSLKKPVMIHCRGAEEDLMVILKKYVPSDYKIHRHCFIGSYAVIKPLLDYFPNMFVGFTAVLTYPNAWGVRYAVKHIPLERIIVETDAPYFLPRAVPKSLCPFAHPGLALHTVREIARIKELPLSHTLATLRENTRRLYNI; translated from the coding sequence ATGGCTTCTCCAGAGGATGCCTACAACCTGACAGGTATCTCCAAAGATAGTTTCTATAGCTCTGTAAACCCTAAATTTGCAGCCATAGCTGAGGGTCAGAATAATGAGACTGGGGAAGCAGACGAGGGCCAGAGAAGCTGGGCTAGACAGCAAGACCAAGGCTCTTCAATGATATTTGTGAAGGCGATCCAGGGCATTCTGGGAACATTGATGGCAGAAGGAGAGGCTGCCACTAGTACAGAATGGAGCACAAGACAGCAGCCCAGCTCTGGAGGAAGATCAGCCACGGATGTCCCCTTTTCTGCTCCTCAAAGAATAGTGTCTGCCTCAGAGGTCAGAGAGAAGATAGAGATCAGCGACTTCTGTGACAGGAGAATGATGGTACATCGTGAGAAGCCACTTGGTGACCCAGGGGCACTCATTTTTGAAGAAGCCTCTCCAGCCCTAAAATTTCTAGGCGGACCTGACTATCATTCACAAATCCAAAAGCATCAAGGTAAGAGTATGGTAATTGAGCACCCTTCTTCAGGAGGTGGCTGGTCTGACGTGGATGAGATTTCTGCCCTCAGATTCCCTCAGGAGGAGCCAGTCTCACTCAGTCCCGCAAGAATTTCAACGCCTCCATCCTTCACAGCTGAGCCTTTCATCTACTGGCCTAATTTGTATAGTGGTCCTTGGCATGACTCTGTCAGCTACTGGCCCAGTAGTCCCAAGCCTCCTTGCTCTTTCTTCatgggcggcagcagcagcagcaacacatCCCAGGCTGGGAAGAGCAGCCAGAGTTCCTTGAGTGGTCATACCTTCAATCTTCCAGTGTACTCCTCAACCTGGCCCGGAGAACTGAAGGCATCAGAAGATCAGTCTCCGAATtctcattcatttcatttctctaCAAGTTCAGAAGCTGGGATGAAGGAGAGGAGACACCATCTCCAAGAGGAGACACCATCACATTCTTGGGGAGGACATGCATCTTGTTCCCTGCCAAGGAGCCACTGGAAACAAAACCTACAGGAGGGTTTCATTGATACCCATTGTCACCTGAACATGCTCTATTCCAAGTTGTCTTTCAAAGGGACGTTTAACGAGTTCAGAGAAGTCTATAGCTGGTCCTTCCCTAAGGAATTTCACGGGTGCATCACTGATTTCTCTGATCCTCGCACACTGAAGGATGGTCTATGGGAGGAGCTGTTGAAAGAGGATCTGGTCTGGGGGGCCTTTGGTTGTCACCCCCATTTTGCACGTTACTACCAGTTGTATCATGAAATCGATATTGTGCAAGCCTTACAGCACCCCAAGGCTGTAGCATATGGAGAAATTGGCTTGGATTACTCCCATAAGTGCAGCACACGTATCCCACAGCAGTGCAAGATATTTGAGAGACAGCTGCAGCTGGCTGTGTCTCTAAAGAAGCCCGTGATGATCCACTGCCGAGGAGCTGAGGAAGATCTGATGGTCATCCTGAAAAAATATGTGCCCTCTGACTACAAGATCCATAGGCATTGCTTCATTGGCAGTTACGCAGTCATCAAGCCCCTTCTGGACTACTTCCCCAACATGTTTGTGGGCTTCACTGCAGTCCTGACTTACCCTAACGCCTGGGGGGTCCGGTATGCTGTGAAACACATCCCACTGGAGAGAATCATCGTAGAAACCGATGCTCCCTACTTCCTCCCTCGTGCAGTTCCCAAAAGCCTTTGCCCGTTTGCCCACCCAGGCCTGGCCCTGCATACGGTTCGAGAGATTGCCAGAATCAAAGAACTGCCACTCTCCCACACCTTGGCCACCTTACGAGAGAACACTAGACGCCTCTACAATATTTAA